TTTTCGATATGTGATTTAATTTTTGCTGATTAATATGAGTTaacaaatacattttaaatgaaCACATATTATAGTTAAGAATTATTTACTCAGAGTATCTCATTAACAGATTGTTACATATTTCAATAGTCTaattattgtataaatttaCTTTTAGGAGCTGATGCCTGAATAGCTGAGCTTTGTGAAAGACATTATAGAAGAACTTTTTCTTAACAAATTCAGAACATGTTTTTGTAGAACTATATCCTTAAGgttattttcaagaaatttgtGAAGAATTGTGCTGTACTATTCCTTGAAATTGCAGAGAACAAAGAGGATTATATTTTCTCTAAGAACCTCAAGATACTGTCAGACCTTTACAACACTCAAAAAAGTAAGTAGAGCAAGAAGAACTAGATTGGTTCTCATAGGAGGAGTTTGTTCAAATTGTAGTGAAAAAATTCTAATGATGCAGATGACATGAAAAAGTTGTATTCTTATTACTAATTACTGCTCCCTTCACTTAGGCATTAGGTAACTCTATACATCATTGTCAATCTACAATACAATAAGAAAAGTTCATGCTACAAACTTGCATATACTTCAAAAACAAGATTATCAACTAGGAATCCCAACACTTCGCTAGTTATACACCTATAGAAAACCACCAGTCGGTGAAGAAATATATTAAGAGTAATTCAAACAAAACTAACGCTAAgagaattaagaaaaattatcaaCGCTTAAAAGAAGACATACCTCAGaatgaatttgatgaaaatcAACTCATAGACGAAGTTCTCTTGAGGAGCTGCAACCCGTGCTTTATTTTGGGAAAGAACGGATGAAAACAAAGAGTATTAGCACAGTTTTCCCAGAGAGATGCGATTTGCACAACTGCTGTAGAGATTTTTGATGAAATCGATTTAGGACTTTTGTGTGCTGTAAAATATGAAGTGACTTAATTGtcttgtattaaaaaaatagagagtTTTCATGAATTATATTTAATGATGTAAGTTTTTAGCGCCTGATGAGTTTCTATTAAGATTTAAAATTCACTTTTTTCCGCTTCTCACCACCATATTTAGAATTTGAGACCagattgtaatttctttaagGACTAGATTTTGTACCTTCACAATAACATATAGAATTAGGGACGGAAATATAATCTCTTCCCAATACATggttgcaacctttcggaacctgttcctcttgcctataaataccatttaTTCTTCAGAATTTTTCCTAATGAATTTTTCTGATTTCTTCTCTTCTGCACAAaaatttcttcgtgtactttactGACGTTGAGATTATTTTATTCTGGGAGGACATATtacaaatcaaacctcggatactagaggggaataatttccttaaggtgACACtctgaattcagtggacttgatatttttgtgttaaaaattttcagattctggtacattacagattttagtttttctgAATTAATTTCTATTCATCTTTTGTATGGATTCAGTAAACTTTGGTTACTTtctgtttctgcaaagttttgtCAGAATCagtaattctattttttttcaaacacagattgacaacaatcttaaggaaattatattttttattttttatttttaatctgtgtttctggtggagacaaaaacCTTCATGgttttatactcctttaagtctgcaattTTAAGTTATTGCTTACTAAGACTGTATCGATTTTTGTTTTCAGAAatgaaaaaacaacaacaatgtTACAGTGGCTGTTGTTGCACCAACCTGAACTGTTGTACCACAAGAAGAGAAATCAGGTAAATTCTCTGGTGTAAATTTCGAAGGATGGCAGCAACGGGTATTTTTCTGGTTACCACTTTTGATCTGCAAAAATTTACCAGCGAAGAAACTCCAGTGTCTGCTGCTGAAATGTCAAACATAGgaaaattcatgattattgaagTATGGGAACAAACAGACTTCATATGTAATGGCTATATTTTGAGTGCTTtggaggatgacttatataatgtctatagtgcaataacaacttcaaaagagttgtgggatgcatttttataagaaatataagacagaagatgcatgcttgaaactttttgtggtcgcaaagttttagactataaaatggtagatagtaaaactgttggatcacaagtgcaggaacttcaaGTTATTTTCCATGATCTGATTGTTGAAGATATGatagtaaatgaagcttttcaagtggctgtaATGATCGAGAAGTTACCTCCTTCGTGGAATgacttcaagaattatctaaagcacaaacataaggaaatgaagcttgaagatcttgtgattcgattcaagattgaggaagataagaaAACAGCCTAAAAAAAGTCTTGTAAGAGTTCGACAATAATTGgagttaatattatttaagaaGCTCCTAGCAaagacaaaaaagaaagaagtccAATAGACAGAAGTCAtaacaggccaagaagaaattcatgAGCAACTGTTACAATTGTGGTAAGGCTGGTCATAAGTCTTCCGAGTGTcgtgctccaagaaaggacaaagacaaagataaaggcaaaggcaaaagtcaagcaaacatcttggaagagatggaagatgcaaatgacttgtgtgcaatgatctCGGAGtataacttagttggaaatcccaaggagtggtttctcgaaTTAGGTTCCACTCGGCATATTTGCTCTGcgaaagaagcctttgcaacatacactcctgctgagtacgatgaagattggaaacacaacaacaaaaaggattgcaggaactgggaaagtaatgttACAAATGACATCCGGCAAGGTGATTACTTTGAACAGTGTTCTGCAtctccctactattaggaagaatttagcttctgctgcactactcgttaagaacaaatttaagtgtgtcctagttaatGATAAAGTTGTGATAAGTAAGAatgagatgttcataggttagGGCTACCTTAATGAGGGCCTTTTCAAActgaatgtaatggttgttgacagtattaataaaaattttgcttctgtttacttattcgagtcaaatgatttatggcatgcccatTTAGGAAATGTAATTACAAAGACTTGCAAAAATTGGTTACTTTAGAAGTATTGCatgattttaaatgcgataaattgaaatgtgaaatttgtgtaaaaagtaagtttgttaaacatccttacaagcctgttgaaagaaattcaaaacctttagacttaattcacatagatatatgcgatatgaagtcgACAACATCTCGTggtggaaaaaaatattttataacttttgttGACGATTacactcgattttgttatgtatatttgcttaatagtaaggatgaaacaattgatgcatttaaacaatacaaaaaagaaGTGGATAACCAATtgaatataaagataaaaattattcgAAGTGATAGGGGTgtagaatatgaatctccttttgcagagatatgtttggaatatgatATTATTCATTAAAGTATTGCACCCTATAaaccacagtcaaatggtttggtaGAACGGACGAACaaaacattaaaggaaatgatgaatgccttaattatcaattctggttcaccgcAAAACCTTTGGGGGAAAGTCATTCTTACAGTtaataagatactcaataggGTACCCCGTAGCAAAACACAATTAATttcatatgagttgtggaaaggaagaaaatccaacttgaaatattttaaggtgtgggggtgtctagccaagGTAAAGGTTCCTTTATCCAAAAAGGTGAAAATTGGATCCAAAACGGTATATTGTGTATCTATTGAATATGCTATGAACAGTAAGGCCTGTCGATTTTTGattcacaaatctgataataCTGAGActcatgttaatacgataatttAGTCAGATAACCCAGAGTTCTTTGAACACATTTATCCGTATAACACTGAATGTGAGTCGaaaagtgaaagacctaaacgaccacaGAAAGAACCAACGGAAAATACACTACCTAGTGAGGATCCTAGGCTTAGAACTCGCCAATGGAAACCCACTTCTTTCGGACCATATTTTGTGGCGCCGtttcttgaaaatgagcctGAAACATTTAAAGCATTTATGTCTTCATCTGAGTCAACTTATTGAAAAGAAGTTGTCAATAGTGAGATCAAATCGATTTTAAGTAATCATACTTGGGAATTGACTGATCTTCCTCCaagaaataaacctttaggatcaaagtggatctttaaaaggaaaatgaaagctGGTGGAACTATtaacaaatataaggctagacttgtAGTCAAAGGATAcagacaaaaagaaggtctggactatttgacacatactctccagtaacaaggatacCATCAATTaagatgttaatagcactagcgaCAATGTATGATCTTAAAATCTAcaaaatggatgtaaagacaaccttcttaaatggagagctgGAGGAAAAAATTTACgtggaacaacctgaaggatttttagttcctggtaaagaagaTAAAGTATGCAGACTTGTGAAATTGCtttatgggctcaagcaagcacccaaacaatggcatgctaaatttgaccaaacaatgttggcaaatggattcaagattaacgaatgtgataagTGTGTCTTCATTAAAAACATtctgaatcatgaagtcattatTTGtctgtatgttgatgacatgttaataatgagtacaGATATTGACGATTGGTACTAAGCACATGCtgtccagcaagttcgatatgaaggaCTTAGGAGTTGGTGATTTAATCTTAGGGATCAGGATTTTCAAAACTCATCAAGGACTAGCAttgtctcaatctcattatattgaaagagtattggataagtttaaatacttgaatttcaatattGTCAAAACTCCAATAGATTTAAGCTTTACATTTCAAAGGAATAAAGGTGAAAGTGACTCTTAATTGGAATATgcagagtgttgggaagtttgatgcatattatgaattgtacgtgaccagatatagcatgtgctattagcaAATTGAGTCGGTtcactagtaatccgaatcaaactTACTGGATGGTaatgaaacgtgtgttgggttatctgaaatatacacaacactatgctttgcattataataaatatcctgctgtgattgaagaatatagtgatgcaaattgaatcacCATATCAAATATAGTAAAATTCACAAGTGGTTATGTGTTTACAATTGGAGGAGGaacaatatcttggaaatcatccaaataGACATGTATcgctcgctccacaatggaatctgaatttaTTGCTTtagataaggctggtgaagaagctgaTTGGCTCCGAAATTCCCTAGAGGATATTTCATTTGGCCCAAACCTGTGGGACCTATTTGCATACATCGCGATTGTTAAGAAGCAATAGGTAGGGTAGAGAGCGTTATGTACAATGgtaagtctcgtcatatacgacgaAGAATATAATATCGTAAGATAACTGCTCTCTAGTGAAATTAttacaattgactatgtgaagtcaagcgataatgtgtcagatccactaacgaaaggcctagttagagttgaaaaatcatctaagaaaatgggtttacggcttaggatAAGCCAACATTGCGGTAAATATATCTAGCatactggagatcccaagagctagattcaaggagaaaaacaaagttgtgactgatggttcgacattgtcaatcaACTCAACCCATTCTCATGAtaaagacaatgttcaggaacaaggttaagactttaaggcttgttaatgagttaataaagtgtaaggtttttaatgatttgctaagtttggaaGATCtgcaaatagtgtatctacgagatgaaaAGGTTAGAAATCACcaatgtgagtgtgaagtgtaagccgcttcaaagagaattttatgtcaaaaacatattctttatacactcatgaaatcaggaggtgttcatggccgAAACGAAtacaaccgtaagaaccataaacagtaaaaagttaattgtgtgacatatggttgtctaggtttACACTAAAGTTTgatggttcaaagatatcgcatctaccgattgaccgagtatatccaacatatgttcactacggaaagtccaatgggaaacctacttatccagatgcaaaaCAATGAAGGCAATATGCTGATGGAGTCTCATTCAAAATCAAAGTTTTAAGACCATTTAGATGTCCTTGCATATTGCTAGCTCCATCATAACCTTGCCCACGTATTTGGGATGGACTTAATGAGTGACCTGAAAGAAAAGAGTAGATTGCTTCCTTTAATGAACAAGCAGATGTATCACTAACATGAACAATACCAACAAATCGTTCTATCACTTCTCCTTCTTTGTTAACATATCTCAAAACAAGTGTCATTTGCTCCTTGTGTGATATATCTTTTGATTCATCGACTAATATCCCAAAATAATCCCCATCTAAATCTTCAAGAATAGATTTGATTGTTTCATTAGCACAAGAATCAACAATATCCTTTTGAATAAATGGAGAacacatcatttcattttttggagctttttctaaaataatgcTTCCAACATCTTTATTAATATCTCCATACCATTgcaaaagttcaagaaaaataCCTCTATTTGAAAAAGATCGACTCTCATCATGTCCACGAAATGATAATCCTAATTTCAAGAGAAATCTTGTCACATCAACTGAAGCACTCAAGCGACATCGAGCATCTTGTTGAAACACTTGTTGTGGATGCTATTTACATCTCCAACATGAGCTCTAAATCTTTCTGTAGCTTTGTTCCAAGCTCTAAAGCCGGTCTTCGTAAAAGCAGCATCAACCACATCTCCACGactttcatattcatttttaaacaAGTAGCAACACAAACAAAATGCAACATCTTTTGTTATGCTATACTCCAACCACTTACGATCCTTAAACCAATTAGGAAAGAACTGCCGCATTTCCTTCCCAAACTTAGTTTTAGGAAATTTATGATCCTTAGGTTGGCAAGGctttttaagaatataatatCTCCTAATATCATCacgtatattaggattatactCTGCAATGGGCTTTCTAATTCCCGGATCAGCTTCAAGAGATTCTAAATCAACAtctgaaataaatattttcttttgaattttcgGAGCTATGGTTGAAGCAGTAGATGGATTGGTAGAGCTAGAACTTGGATACCCAATTTTCGATCTTGTGACATACTTATCCATCTCAATTTATAAAGATAAATtcctacaaaataaaaaatattatcacataattaattcacataattcaattattttttattaaaatctataattttcTATCGATAACCCAAACAACAATCAACAACTAATATATCTATTTGATTTTTCAACACCACAAGCAATAATTAGCAATATATGAGTTAATGAGCACCAAATACGTatacattctaaaatttaatttttgaatcaaGTAAttggtaagaaaaatatttattccaaaagtattcaaaaaatatatttttaatctaaaGTCTAAACCTATTTATCaagtaacaaaaatattatgtgGAATCTATTTTAAGAATTAAGACTTAAGAGTACCATCCATAAGCAATGTAAATCTTAAAACGTAATTTCCcaaactcttttttttcattaactAACTTTAAtcaatcatcaaattttattaCCTTACTTTTGTATtctgattttgaaaagaaaataggtTGAAGTTTGTTGTTGGGCAGTTGCGCTGACGGTTTTCTCTTtgaaacaagaagaagaagaagaatgaacgACTTCGTAGTTTGCTAAGAGAAATAATCCCATAAAAGTGGGCagtgcaaaaggttttaaagcataggaaaagttaaaaataaaaataaaataaattatgctACCTAAACTAATTAAGAATAGGAAAAGTCAAAACAAGCAAGAATAGGAAAAGTCAAAACAAGTACAAAATTGGGAGTTAAATAAGCCCTTaattagaaaaaggaaaaataaaaatagaaaaaagtcgTAAATTCGttggaattaattttttttttaaaaaagaagagttAAATAAGCCCTTAATTagaaaaaggattttttttaaaaaaaaaacggGTGTAAAATTCGCTggaaaaatttttaaaaaagaaatgatacTGGCGGGATTCGAACTCTCGGCAGTGGCTTCGCGCGCCTTTTATTGCAGAGGTTTAAACCAGCTCACCCACAGCTGCTTTTGTTCCATGGGTgctcatttaaattataatacatatatcatattttctatatatatatatacaaaaaatttcggaaatcaatgggtgctcgagcatcCGCGTCTGGCTTACTGGGTTCGCCCCTGCTATGATACATCTCACATTCAACccacactaaaatattttttgaaaataagtgtaaaatttcatatattgaaTAGTTGGATACAAttgactttttaaattttattttatagtattatttgtaaaaaaaaaggtCATCTTTAAGCTATTTCAATAGTTGGAGggcaatattaaaaaattaacgtAATGATAAGtgtttttaaaatcaaaaacaCAATAGAGGGTTAAACtgatcaattttaaataattcatagatatctttaaatattcaagaacataatttaaattatattttccatCATTGTTCTTTgtgaattataaatataatttatacgAAGTGCTATTTATCTcctagaaaatataaaacttaattAAAGGAAATGACAACTACCAAAGAAATATTCAAACATTCATCTTAAAGTTTgaacaattaaattattttgagcaataaaaaaaactaaaaaatcacttaatatatatgaaataaagaaaatactattttttattatcattcaatatttttctaaattatttacCAAATAGTattaaacttgaaatttcaTTAGCAACCATATTTTCggaattatttttaatatgagcAAATGTATACATATTGTCCTCCACACATTTGACCATATTACTACTTTTTGGTATATTCAAAACATTTCCTAAGTTATACAATTCAAATATCGAGAAAAAACTTCATTTGCTTGTGATTGCATCTTCCAAGGAAGTGTTTTTTTGGTACTTAAGGTAATTTCATAATTCTTGATATAGACGTTACAAAatcttgagtttttttttttaaaaaaaaaattggaatagTCTTTATCATATTACTATAATAATCCACTTAATGACTATTATAACATTttaggaaaattatttattttatttgacaaACAATGTTGACcagtaaaatattgaaatataacttaaagttatatttgaaattttaaaaaatctaaaattttattttctctttctttatttttcccCTTTAATATTTgctctatttaaaaaataaaaaaaacctcatttaaaattatatttcatcttcaagtcatagtacttcatatttttaaagaataatacattcaaacaaataaatattatttgcaAAAACTATaatcaaacaaaatttcaacttcaaTCCAGATAAAgtgattttttcttgaaattatatgaaattaatttgtgatatatatgttttgagatagtataattgaatatttcatataaattaatcaaattagataattttacttagttttagaaatttaaaagtacaaatcatattcaagaaaatagattatatattttcaaataaaaaaatataattttaaaattttcaaataaagcaaataatatttatttttttcctcctCATTATTTTTGATGTTCCACCTTATTATGAACCAATTAACAAAGAAGGCTTCTTGGTATTTAAGGCAACTAAATCCATGTCTCATTTCTCTGTAATCTAaacaccccacccccacccctacCCCCACCTCCATCCCATCCTTCTGCTTCTCTCTAAATAGTCACTTCACTGCTGTATAATCTTATTCCTCTGTTTTTCCTATCTGTCACTTTtctctctgtttttttttttgctttcatCAGAACCATGAATAATGGTAAAGAAAAATTGGTTGTAGAAGTGGTGGCAGCTCATAACTTGATGCCAAAAGATGGTGAAGGTTCGTCGTCACCATTTGTAGAAGTTGAGTTTGAGAATCAGAGACAAAGAACACAAGTAAAAATGAGAGATTTAAACCCTGTTTGGAATGAAAAGCTTGTGTTTCATGTGAATGATGCTGCTGATCTTCCTTATCGGACGATTGAAGTGAATGTTTTTAACGAGAAAAGGTCAAACACAAGCAGAAATTTTCTGGGTCGAGCTCGGATTTCTGGGTCAAGCATTGCTAAAGAAGGGGAAGAAATAGCGCAGCTTTATACACTTGACAAAAGGAGTCTTTTTTCTCATGTACGCGGTGAGttgagtttgaagatttatttATCAACAACAGAGCAAGTGAAACAAGTTATAACTGATAATGGTAAtgctggtggtggtggtggagggGTGGTG
The nucleotide sequence above comes from Solanum pennellii chromosome 9, SPENNV200. Encoded proteins:
- the LOC107030353 gene encoding zinc finger MYM-type protein 1-like, whose amino-acid sequence is MCSPFIQKDIVDSCANETIKSILEDLDGDYFGILVDESKDISHKEQMTLVLRYVNKEGEVIERFVGIVHVSDTSACSLKEAIYSFLSGHSLSPSQIRGQGYDGASNMQGHLNGLKTLILNETPSAYCLHCFASG
- the LOC107030354 gene encoding zinc finger MYM-type protein 5-like; translation: MDKYVTRSKIGYPSSSSTNPSTASTIAPKIQKKIFISDVDLESLEADPGIRKPIAEYNPNIRDDIRRYYILKKPCQPKDHKFPKTKFGKEMRQFFPNWFKDRKWLEYSITKDVAFCLCCYLFKNEYESRGDVVDAAFTKTGFRAWNKATERFRAHVGDVNSIHNKCFNKMLDVA